The following is a genomic window from Neodiprion lecontei isolate iyNeoLeco1 chromosome 4, iyNeoLeco1.1, whole genome shotgun sequence.
aaaaatatatggCTACTTGCAGAATAATACTGTGCGCAAATTCAACTTCACGTGTACTACCAGCTATTCGATCTCGTTGTTTGGGCATAAGAATACCAGCACCAAAGATCAATGAAATTACAACGATTCTGGAATCAATCTGTAAGCGCGAGGGACTCACTGTACCACATGAATTAGCAATCAGAATTGCTGAAGCcagtgaaagaaatttgagaagAGCTATTTTAATGCTTGAGGCCTGCAAAGTTCAACAGTGAGTGACTACTGtagtgaatttatttattatgttGTATCAATCCCATAGTCTTTTTTAATgcatattcatttattcaacatGTTTCAGATATCCCTTCACTGTGAATCAAAATATTGCCGAACTTGACTGGAAAGTCTATATTCAGAACACTGCTAAGTTAATAATAGCGGAACAGTCACCTAAGAAACTGTTGGAAGTTCGCGGTAGACTATATGATTTACTGACACATTGCATACCTTGTGACTTGATTTTCAAAGGGCTGCTGCAAGAATTAGTGAAAAATTGTGATCTTGAGCTTAAAACTCAAATAGCCACTACCGCTGCAGAGTACGAGCACAGAATGCATCATGGATCAAAAGCTATATTCCACTTAGAAGCATTTGTAGCAAGATTTATggcaatttataaaaaattcatggaAACCTCCCTTGAAGCTTTCATGTAACAATCACTGATCGGCATTAAATGTGAgagaacttttttgaaataattgtgTCATAATTTTATGGATGATTTTTCATCAGCGTTTACCATCCAGCGTTCTTTGTCCTATACCATTCTAAAATATGCAGGCCACATTTCCGTAACTGAAAGCTATGCACTGTATATTACAGTGATACAGTCCTGGAGTAGAGATCTCAAGGCTGTACCATGGCTTTTTACAGCAATATTCATAGCTTTCATACAACTTTGACCGCATTTCATGTACAGTCACTGACAAACTGACTCTCGTTTCTGCAAAAACATATGCAAGTTCAGTCCATATAGTCGTAGTTGTCAAATTCACTGCTCGTTATCCAGATTACCCAACTTTGTCAAATGCAATAAGACATTGGTGACACCTGAATGGCAGAGTATTGAACTCTTGTGGCAACTATGTTGTGTTTCCTTTTGGTTTCGTATCTGTATGAATTGCCGAAATTGAATTCGTAATTCTAGTAACAGCATTAACTAAAGCATTTTCAAGAACATTTAACTCTGTCATTGAGGCtatcattttcttcaaatattcagGATATTGTTTACAGCTTGAATATTACACCACAGATATCAGGAACTGTAATTTGTGGTAGAGT
Proteins encoded in this region:
- the LOC107225763 gene encoding replication factor C subunit 3 isoform X1 produces the protein MSLWVDKYRPTNLGKLDYHIEQATRLVNMVQEGDFPHLLVYGPPGAGKRTRIMGIIKELYGSGAEKLRMESMNFETPSRKKLEIMTISSNYHIEVNPSDVGMYDRVVVMDLIKTVAQTHQLDATGQREFKIVLLTNVDQLTKDAQHALRRTMEKYMATCRIILCANSTSRVLPAIRSRCLGIRIPAPKINEITTILESICKREGLTVPHELAIRIAEASERNLRRAILMLEACKVQQYPFTVNQNIAELDWKVYIQNTAKLIIAEQSPKKLLEVRGRLYDLLTHCIPCDLIFKGLLQELVKNCDLELKTQIATTAAEYEHRMHHGSKAIFHLEAFVARFMAIYKKFMETSLEAFM
- the LOC107225763 gene encoding replication factor C subunit 3 isoform X3, producing MGIIKELYGSGAEKLRMESMNFETPSRKKLEIMTISSNYHIEVNPSDVGMYDRVVVMDLIKTVAQTHQLDATGQREFKIVLLTNVDQLTKDAQHALRRTMEKYMATCRIILCANSTSRVLPAIRSRCLGIRIPAPKINEITTILESICKREGLTVPHELAIRIAEASERNLRRAILMLEACKVQQYPFTVNQNIAELDWKVYIQNTAKLIIAEQSPKKLLEVRGRLYDLLTHCIPCDLIFKGLLQELVKNCDLELKTQIATTAAEYEHRMHHGSKAIFHLEAFVARFMAIYKKFMETSLEAFM
- the LOC107225763 gene encoding replication factor C subunit 3 isoform X2, producing MVQEGDFPHLLVYGPPGAGKRTRIMGIIKELYGSGAEKLRMESMNFETPSRKKLEIMTISSNYHIEVNPSDVGMYDRVVVMDLIKTVAQTHQLDATGQREFKIVLLTNVDQLTKDAQHALRRTMEKYMATCRIILCANSTSRVLPAIRSRCLGIRIPAPKINEITTILESICKREGLTVPHELAIRIAEASERNLRRAILMLEACKVQQYPFTVNQNIAELDWKVYIQNTAKLIIAEQSPKKLLEVRGRLYDLLTHCIPCDLIFKGLLQELVKNCDLELKTQIATTAAEYEHRMHHGSKAIFHLEAFVARFMAIYKKFMETSLEAFM